A genomic window from Clostridium aceticum includes:
- a CDS encoding response regulator transcription factor translates to MIKVLLVEDDELVAKIILYYLEQAETYEVIWAKTGSEAYANARDKFDVILLDILLPDVNGVDLCSRLTEWHDCPIIFISCLDCSDTIVQALERGGDDFIVKPFDNKILEARIKANLRRANKLPNKTKNILECAGFKLDANRHIVVKEEGELKLSSTEFKILSFLMINPGKYYTPKELYYKIWGAKSYGDARTVIVHIHNIRNKIEEDVNSPRFLKMEWGQGYYFDPKGKVN, encoded by the coding sequence ATGATAAAGGTTCTTTTAGTTGAAGATGATGAATTAGTAGCAAAGATAATCCTCTACTACCTTGAACAGGCTGAGACATATGAAGTGATTTGGGCCAAAACCGGTAGCGAAGCCTATGCAAATGCAAGGGATAAATTTGATGTTATACTCCTTGATATCTTGTTGCCAGATGTTAATGGTGTTGACCTTTGTTCTAGATTGACAGAGTGGCATGATTGTCCTATTATTTTCATTTCCTGCCTTGACTGCAGTGATACAATTGTTCAAGCTTTAGAACGGGGAGGAGACGATTTTATAGTAAAACCTTTTGATAACAAAATTCTAGAGGCAAGAATAAAAGCAAATCTGCGAAGGGCCAATAAATTACCCAATAAAACTAAGAATATTTTAGAATGTGCAGGTTTTAAATTAGATGCAAACCGTCATATTGTCGTTAAGGAAGAAGGTGAATTAAAATTATCTTCCACTGAATTTAAGATATTGTCATTCTTAATGATAAATCCAGGAAAATATTATACCCCTAAAGAATTATATTATAAAATCTGGGGAGCAAAAAGCTACGGGGATGCACGAACTGTAATCGTTCATATACACAATATTAGAAATAAAATTGAAGAAGATGTGAACAGTCCTAGATTTTTAAAAATGGAATGGGGACAGGGATACTATTTTGACCCCAAAGGAAAAGTTAATTAG
- a CDS encoding sensor histidine kinase: MKRNYFIAILVFVIVSSLTFFIGIRINNSFGILKSGDTFSDQGENNIYSLTNYHWDSKTNTYYFDLVRKNENQQLVLIYGKLPSEVLVNDTVLEESSFFSRLLLSSDWFIDNKISVVFNTSINPNNTPIYITTTSSAETALSTFNMIFAFSLGITFLMSIYGLSLYRRKKTEKYLLWFAIYTAALTLWSVLPLFVGTGINFLRHYVFAWCVILDIVICFKMFDIKLPGGFNILLSIRGVISVLVLWSIMETIFPKLHSEIYVYSLFLFSIGVLIYACANRQKGAWLLISGHALSLGLRMVIPLSSLSSSSVSYPLRALQFSKFFNIPFAFCCMLLINHIFAEKFTEAEILTKELEQINHNLDKKVMEVKQALQEQMTRRHSLMMNIFHDLRTPLFVMQGCTEKITEQPELLDTELPIIRERLDFTKHLVEDLFLMAKLEDKQVILETDRVPIADLIKNVVSACSIEGESKNIYIGTKLKCDCITWGDEYRLKQAFQNLLLNAIYYTKPNGKVYISLKKERNTAIISFTDTGIGISPQDIDKIFDRYYRISSKEKHQSTGLGLSIAQEIIQQHQGSISVDSQLGFGTTFTVHLPIIT, from the coding sequence ATGAAAAGAAATTATTTTATAGCAATACTTGTATTTGTAATAGTATCCAGTCTAACTTTCTTTATAGGTATAAGGATAAATAACAGCTTTGGTATTTTAAAAAGCGGTGACACTTTTTCTGATCAGGGAGAGAACAATATATATTCTCTTACAAATTATCACTGGGATTCAAAAACTAATACTTACTACTTTGACTTAGTTAGAAAGAATGAAAATCAACAATTGGTACTTATCTATGGAAAATTGCCATCAGAAGTTTTAGTAAATGATACTGTTTTAGAGGAATCTTCATTCTTTTCAAGACTATTACTTAGCTCCGATTGGTTTATCGATAACAAAATCAGTGTGGTTTTTAACACAAGTATAAATCCCAATAATACTCCTATATATATAACCACAACATCTAGTGCCGAAACTGCACTTTCAACCTTTAATATGATATTTGCTTTTAGCCTTGGAATAACATTTTTAATGTCTATATATGGACTCTCCCTTTATCGCCGTAAAAAAACAGAAAAATATCTATTATGGTTTGCTATTTATACCGCTGCACTGACTTTATGGAGTGTTCTTCCACTATTTGTTGGTACAGGGATAAATTTCTTGAGACACTATGTTTTTGCCTGGTGCGTAATTCTAGATATTGTCATATGCTTTAAAATGTTTGATATTAAGCTTCCTGGAGGTTTTAATATACTTTTGAGTATAAGGGGTGTTATTTCTGTTTTAGTGTTATGGTCAATTATGGAAACTATTTTCCCTAAGTTGCACAGTGAAATTTATGTTTATAGCTTGTTCTTATTTTCTATTGGAGTTCTCATATATGCCTGTGCTAATAGACAAAAGGGAGCATGGCTATTGATTTCAGGCCATGCATTAAGTCTAGGATTACGTATGGTTATACCCTTATCTTCTCTTTCATCATCAAGTGTAAGCTACCCTTTGCGTGCCTTACAGTTTTCAAAGTTTTTTAATATTCCATTTGCTTTTTGCTGTATGTTATTAATAAATCATATTTTCGCTGAAAAATTTACTGAAGCTGAAATCCTTACTAAAGAATTAGAGCAAATAAACCATAATCTGGATAAAAAGGTTATGGAAGTCAAGCAGGCTTTGCAAGAACAGATGACCCGTCGACATAGTCTTATGATGAATATCTTTCATGATTTACGTACGCCATTATTTGTTATGCAAGGCTGTACTGAAAAAATTACTGAACAACCAGAGCTACTCGATACCGAATTACCTATAATAAGGGAAAGGTTAGATTTTACAAAACATCTAGTTGAAGATTTATTTTTAATGGCCAAACTTGAGGATAAGCAAGTAATTCTCGAGACAGATCGGGTTCCTATTGCAGACCTAATTAAAAATGTTGTAAGTGCGTGTAGTATAGAAGGAGAAAGTAAAAACATTTATATAGGAACAAAGTTGAAATGTGATTGTATTACTTGGGGAGACGAGTATCGTCTTAAACAGGCATTTCAAAATCTACTTCTAAATGCTATATACTATACAAAACCAAATGGTAAGGTATATATATCTTTAAAAAAGGAAAGAAATACAGCCATTATATCCTTTACAGATACAGGTATTGGAATATCTCCACAGGATATCGATAAAATATTTGACAGATATTATCGTATAAGTAGTAAAGAAAAGCACCAATCAACCGGCTTAGGACTTTCCATTGCACAAGAAATTATACAACAACACCAAGGAAGCATTAGCGTTGATAGTCAACTAGGATTCGGTACAACCTTCACTGTTCATCTGCCTATAATCACTTAA
- the ppdK gene encoding pyruvate, phosphate dikinase, whose amino-acid sequence MKKFVYGFHEGTAGMKSLLGGKGANLAEMTRIGLPVPSGFTVTTEACNQYYEEGAKLWNGLKEETLQHLAELEEKMGKKLGAVKNPLLVSVRSGSAISMPGMMDTILNLGLNDASVEGLAEGTANPRFAYDSYRRFIQMFSDVVLEIPKYKFDAILDNKKVEKNVEEDTDLTAEDLKDIIEKYKAIVKKECRADFPQDVKDQLFMAIEAVFKSWNNPRANVYRKLNDIPHSLGTAVNIQSMVFGNMGETSGTGVAFTRDPSTGEKKLFGEFLMNAQGEDVVAGIRTPKPILELQNTMPQAYDKFLEVANLLEEHYTDMQDIEFTIENQELYILQTRNGKRTALAAVNIAVDMVKEGRLTKEEAILRVDPLQVEQLLHPAFDEKELEKGKIITKGLPASSGAATGKIYFTPEDVVEANNRGERAILVRAETSPEDIEGMVASQGILTARGGMTSHAAVVARGMGKCCIAGAGEMKIQEANKIFMVGETVYHEGEYISLDGNEGIVYEGEIATKESQLTDNFLELMTWADAIRTLKIRTNADTPRDTKQAIEFGAEGIGLCRTEHMFFEESRIFVMRKMILSRTEEERRKALAELLPMQREDFVEIFKAMGNRPVTVRLLDPPLHEFLPHEEEDIQQLAQKMQVSFTQLQGVVNDLKEMNPMLGHRGCRLAVTYPEIYEMQVRAIIEAAVIVKEEEGIDVVPEIMIPLVGELKELQYNKEIVLKIAKEVLSEKEIPLQYLVGTMIEVPRAAVTADEIATEAEFFSFGTNDLTQMTFGYSRDDAGKFIKEYREKNILEKDPFQRIDRKGVGKLMELASKLGKETRPNIKLGICGEHGGDPDSIEFCHILGLDYVSCSPYRVPVARLAAARAAIINKEQAK is encoded by the coding sequence ATGAAAAAGTTTGTATACGGTTTCCATGAGGGAACCGCTGGGATGAAATCATTACTAGGTGGAAAAGGTGCTAATTTGGCAGAAATGACCAGAATTGGCTTACCTGTTCCCAGTGGCTTTACTGTAACAACAGAAGCGTGTAATCAGTACTACGAAGAAGGCGCTAAGTTGTGGAATGGCTTGAAGGAAGAGACCTTACAACATTTAGCAGAATTAGAAGAAAAAATGGGAAAAAAATTGGGAGCTGTTAAAAATCCTTTATTGGTATCCGTTCGTTCTGGTAGTGCTATATCTATGCCTGGAATGATGGACACCATATTAAACCTAGGTCTAAATGATGCTTCCGTTGAAGGGCTAGCAGAAGGTACTGCAAATCCAAGGTTTGCCTATGACAGCTATAGACGTTTTATACAGATGTTTTCGGATGTTGTATTAGAGATTCCTAAATATAAATTTGATGCTATTTTAGATAACAAGAAAGTTGAAAAAAATGTAGAAGAAGATACAGATCTAACTGCAGAAGACTTGAAGGACATTATAGAAAAATATAAAGCAATAGTAAAAAAAGAGTGTCGCGCTGATTTTCCTCAAGATGTGAAGGATCAGTTATTTATGGCAATTGAGGCTGTATTTAAGTCTTGGAACAATCCAAGAGCCAATGTCTATAGAAAACTCAATGATATTCCTCATAGTTTGGGAACTGCTGTAAATATTCAATCTATGGTATTTGGAAATATGGGAGAAACTTCAGGGACAGGTGTAGCCTTCACGAGGGATCCTTCCACTGGGGAGAAAAAACTGTTTGGAGAGTTTTTGATGAATGCTCAAGGAGAGGACGTAGTAGCAGGAATTAGAACACCAAAGCCTATTCTTGAATTGCAAAATACTATGCCACAAGCTTACGATAAATTTCTTGAAGTTGCCAACCTTTTAGAAGAGCATTACACAGATATGCAGGATATTGAATTTACTATAGAAAATCAAGAATTATATATACTACAGACCCGTAACGGTAAAAGAACAGCTTTAGCTGCAGTAAATATAGCAGTAGATATGGTGAAGGAAGGTAGATTAACTAAAGAAGAAGCCATTTTAAGAGTGGACCCGCTACAAGTAGAACAGTTGCTGCATCCAGCCTTTGATGAAAAAGAGTTAGAAAAGGGCAAAATTATTACAAAAGGGTTACCGGCTTCTTCAGGAGCTGCTACCGGTAAAATCTATTTTACTCCAGAGGATGTAGTGGAGGCAAACAATAGGGGAGAGAGAGCGATCCTGGTGAGGGCTGAAACCTCACCAGAAGATATAGAAGGTATGGTGGCATCACAGGGTATTTTGACGGCAAGAGGAGGAATGACTTCTCATGCAGCGGTAGTAGCAAGAGGTATGGGTAAATGTTGTATCGCAGGAGCAGGAGAAATGAAGATTCAAGAAGCCAATAAAATCTTTATGGTAGGTGAAACAGTATACCATGAAGGAGAATATATTTCGCTAGATGGTAATGAAGGTATTGTATACGAGGGAGAAATAGCTACAAAAGAATCTCAGCTAACAGATAACTTTTTAGAGTTAATGACATGGGCGGATGCTATAAGAACCTTAAAAATTAGAACCAATGCTGATACACCAAGAGATACGAAGCAAGCCATTGAATTTGGTGCCGAGGGTATTGGACTATGTAGAACAGAGCATATGTTCTTTGAGGAATCTAGGATTTTTGTGATGCGTAAGATGATTTTATCAAGAACAGAAGAGGAAAGAAGAAAAGCCTTAGCAGAGCTATTACCAATGCAGCGGGAAGACTTTGTAGAAATCTTCAAGGCAATGGGAAATAGACCTGTTACTGTTAGATTACTGGACCCACCATTACACGAGTTTTTACCTCATGAGGAGGAAGATATTCAACAATTGGCACAAAAAATGCAAGTTTCCTTTACTCAGCTTCAAGGAGTAGTAAATGACCTAAAGGAAATGAATCCTATGCTGGGACATAGAGGATGTCGTTTGGCGGTTACTTATCCAGAAATTTATGAAATGCAGGTAAGAGCTATCATAGAAGCGGCAGTGATAGTAAAGGAAGAAGAAGGTATAGATGTTGTACCGGAAATTATGATTCCATTAGTGGGTGAGTTGAAAGAGCTTCAGTACAATAAGGAAATCGTGTTGAAAATTGCTAAAGAAGTATTAAGTGAAAAGGAAATCCCGCTTCAATATTTAGTAGGAACCATGATAGAAGTTCCTAGAGCTGCTGTTACAGCAGATGAAATAGCTACAGAGGCAGAATTTTTCTCCTTTGGCACCAATGACTTAACACAGATGACCTTTGGATATTCTAGAGATGATGCAGGGAAGTTTATTAAGGAGTATAGAGAAAAAAATATACTAGAAAAAGATCCTTTCCAAAGGATTGATAGAAAAGGTGTAGGTAAACTGATGGAGCTTGCCTCTAAGCTAGGTAAAGAAACCAGACCTAATATCAAGCTTGGGATTTGTGGAGAGCACGGAGGAGATCCTGACTCTATAGAATTCTGCCATATACTAGGGCTAGATTACGTTTCCTGTTCACCTTACCGTGTGCCGGTTGCTAGATTGGCTGCTGCGAGGGCGGCGATTATCAACAAGGAACAAGCGAAGTAA
- a CDS encoding pyruvate, water dikinase regulatory protein has product MNQENLLIYLVSDSIGETAEQVAKAAISQFVFQDYEIRRFPFINEKQQIMEMLEEAKQGRSVVVFTMVVQELKDYLIEETARLNIPSIDIMSPVIAGFGGVLGAVPKREPGLIRKLDEKYFKKVEAIEFAVKYDDGKDPRGLKKADIVLIGISRTSKTPLSMYLAHKNLKVANVPLVPEVTPPKELYDVPSKKIIGLTTNPMKLIEIRQERLKALGLKSEANYASIERILEELEYADNIMKRLGCPVIDVSTKAVEESASIILEILREIGYKLTNGK; this is encoded by the coding sequence ATGAATCAAGAGAATTTACTGATATATCTTGTATCAGACTCTATAGGAGAAACTGCTGAACAAGTGGCAAAGGCTGCTATTAGTCAATTTGTATTTCAGGACTATGAAATAAGGAGATTTCCTTTTATAAATGAAAAACAGCAGATTATGGAAATGCTGGAAGAGGCCAAACAAGGAAGATCAGTTGTAGTATTTACCATGGTGGTACAGGAGTTAAAGGATTATTTAATAGAAGAAACCGCTAGATTGAATATCCCTAGTATTGATATTATGTCACCTGTTATAGCGGGATTCGGCGGTGTACTTGGTGCAGTCCCTAAAAGAGAACCAGGACTTATAAGAAAATTGGATGAAAAGTACTTCAAGAAGGTAGAGGCTATTGAATTTGCAGTAAAGTATGATGATGGTAAAGATCCTAGAGGATTAAAAAAAGCTGATATCGTTCTAATAGGAATTTCTAGAACTTCTAAAACACCATTAAGTATGTACTTAGCTCATAAAAACCTAAAGGTTGCTAATGTACCTTTGGTGCCAGAGGTAACACCGCCTAAAGAATTATATGATGTGCCTTCTAAAAAAATCATAGGCTTAACTACGAATCCTATGAAACTTATTGAAATTCGGCAAGAAAGATTAAAGGCACTGGGACTAAAAAGTGAAGCCAATTATGCCAGCATAGAAAGAATTTTAGAAGAGTTAGAATATGCTGACAATATTATGAAAAGACTAGGATGTCCAGTCATCGATGTTTCCACAAAAGCGGTAGAAGAAAGTGCCAGCATTATTCTAGAAATACTTAGGGAGATTGGCTATAAACTAACCAATGGAAAATAA
- a CDS encoding helix-turn-helix transcriptional regulator, whose protein sequence is MRGDTYRVYNKTKKIIKIVQESEPITSQEIAELLKVTRATLRPDLAILTMSGTLDARPKVGYFYSGKPDINLISQEIKGIKVKDIMSIPVVVTEDMSVYNAIVTMFLEDTSSIYVVSDGSLVGVISRKDFLKNAIGTIDINKVPVAMIMTRMPNIATTSPEEDVLVAASKIVEHEVDSLPVVEKVMRHEKQKLKVVGKISKSNMTKLLVELCKE, encoded by the coding sequence ATACGAGGTGATACCTATAGAGTTTACAACAAGACAAAAAAAATTATAAAGATCGTACAGGAAAGTGAGCCTATAACAAGTCAAGAGATTGCGGAGTTACTAAAGGTCACAAGAGCAACCCTCCGCCCGGATTTAGCCATATTAACCATGTCGGGCACTTTGGATGCAAGACCGAAGGTGGGTTACTTTTATAGTGGAAAACCAGATATAAATCTTATATCTCAGGAAATTAAGGGGATCAAAGTAAAAGATATCATGTCAATACCAGTGGTGGTTACAGAGGATATGTCGGTCTACAATGCTATTGTAACCATGTTTTTAGAGGATACTAGTTCTATCTATGTAGTTTCAGATGGTTCTTTAGTAGGTGTGATATCTCGGAAAGATTTTTTAAAAAATGCAATAGGGACCATTGACATAAATAAAGTACCAGTAGCTATGATTATGACCCGTATGCCGAATATAGCTACAACTTCACCAGAAGAAGATGTGCTGGTGGCGGCAAGTAAAATCGTAGAACATGAAGTGGATAGTCTACCAGTTGTAGAAAAAGTCATGAGGCATGAGAAACAAAAGTTGAAGGTAGTAGGAAAAATTTCTAAAAGCAATATGACAAAATTACTTGTAGAACTTTGCAAAGAGTAG
- a CDS encoding glycine--tRNA ligase produces the protein MTKEKTMEKIVSLAKSRGFIFPGSEIYGGLANTWDYGPLGVELKNNVKKAWWKKFIQQSPYNVGLDAAILMNSQTWVASGHVGGFSDPLMDCKKCKARFRADKLIEDYLFTKGEDQGEEAVDGWSNEKMKAFITEKEIHCPECGADEYTDIRQFNLMFKTFQGVTEDSSTQIYLRPETAQGIFVNFKNVLRTSRKKVPFGIGQIGKSFRNEITPGNFTFRTREFEQMELEFFCKPGEDLQWFDYWLKYCKNWLLDLNMREENIKLREHSQEELSHYSNATVDIEFKFPFGWGELWGIADRTDFDLKQHSQHSGVDFTYQDPVTNEKYVPYCIEPSLGADRVTLAFLVDAYEEEVIDENDTRVVLKLHPALAPFKVAVFPLTKKLKEETLKLFEKLSEKYMVDYDEAGSIGKRYRRHDEIGTPYCITFDYDSLEDNCVTIRDRDTMQQERISIDQLENYLEEKLKY, from the coding sequence ATGACAAAGGAAAAGACAATGGAAAAAATCGTATCTTTAGCAAAATCTAGAGGGTTTATCTTTCCTGGTTCTGAGATATATGGAGGTTTGGCAAATACATGGGATTATGGTCCACTAGGAGTAGAGTTAAAAAATAATGTAAAAAAAGCATGGTGGAAAAAGTTTATTCAACAAAGTCCCTATAATGTTGGATTAGATGCAGCTATACTGATGAATTCTCAAACATGGGTGGCATCTGGTCATGTAGGGGGATTCAGTGATCCTTTAATGGACTGCAAGAAATGTAAAGCTAGATTTAGAGCAGATAAATTGATAGAGGATTATTTATTTACGAAGGGAGAAGACCAAGGAGAAGAGGCAGTTGACGGTTGGAGCAATGAGAAAATGAAGGCATTTATCACGGAAAAAGAAATTCATTGTCCAGAGTGTGGCGCCGATGAATACACAGATATCCGTCAATTTAATCTTATGTTTAAAACTTTTCAAGGGGTAACAGAGGATAGTAGCACACAGATTTACTTGAGACCAGAAACAGCTCAAGGAATTTTTGTGAACTTTAAAAATGTCTTAAGAACTTCTAGAAAGAAGGTTCCTTTTGGTATTGGACAAATCGGTAAATCCTTTAGAAATGAAATTACACCAGGAAATTTCACCTTTAGAACAAGAGAATTTGAACAAATGGAATTAGAATTCTTCTGTAAGCCAGGGGAAGATTTACAGTGGTTTGATTACTGGCTAAAATATTGTAAAAACTGGTTGCTTGATTTAAACATGAGGGAAGAAAATATCAAGTTAAGGGAACACTCTCAAGAAGAACTTTCCCACTACAGTAACGCTACTGTAGATATTGAATTTAAATTTCCTTTTGGCTGGGGAGAGTTATGGGGTATAGCCGACAGAACAGATTTTGACCTTAAGCAGCACAGTCAACATTCAGGTGTAGATTTCACTTATCAAGACCCAGTAACCAATGAAAAGTATGTACCTTATTGTATTGAGCCTTCTTTAGGCGCAGATAGAGTAACACTGGCATTTTTAGTAGATGCCTATGAGGAAGAAGTCATCGATGAAAATGATACAAGGGTTGTTCTAAAACTGCACCCTGCACTAGCTCCTTTTAAAGTAGCGGTGTTTCCGTTAACAAAGAAACTAAAGGAAGAAACATTAAAGTTGTTTGAGAAATTATCAGAAAAATATATGGTGGACTATGATGAAGCAGGAAGTATTGGTAAAAGATATCGCCGCCATGACGAAATAGGTACACCTTATTGTATAACTTTTGATTATGATTCATTAGAGGACAATTGTGTAACGATCAGAGATCGAGATACAATGCAGCAGGAAAGAATCTCTATAGATCAATTGGAAAATTATTTAGAAGAAAAACTAAAATATTAA
- a CDS encoding DUF4342 domain-containing protein, translating into MDINLENIDVIRERTGVSYKKAKEALENAGGDVVEALISLEEESTSKWTKNMGATGNEIIEKLKRVIEKGNVTRVILKKDDEVMLNIPITAGAIGVVLAPLASLLGISAALVTKTKIEIVQNDGKVLDLNEIAEEKVGDFKNMMKGDPTKEDIDDILDDLDQSGADF; encoded by the coding sequence ATGGATATTAATCTTGAAAACATTGACGTTATAAGAGAGAGGACCGGAGTATCTTATAAGAAGGCAAAAGAAGCTTTAGAAAACGCAGGTGGAGATGTGGTAGAAGCCCTTATTTCTTTAGAAGAAGAAAGTACTAGTAAGTGGACAAAAAATATGGGGGCCACTGGAAATGAAATTATTGAAAAATTAAAGCGAGTGATTGAAAAAGGAAATGTTACAAGAGTCATTTTAAAAAAAGACGACGAAGTGATGCTAAACATTCCCATAACCGCCGGTGCTATAGGTGTTGTTTTGGCACCGCTAGCTTCATTACTTGGCATTTCTGCTGCATTGGTGACAAAGACCAAGATTGAGATTGTGCAAAACGATGGGAAGGTGCTGGACTTAAACGAAATTGCGGAAGAAAAAGTCGGGGACTTTAAAAATATGATGAAGGGTGATCCAACAAAAGAAGATATAGATGATATTTTAGATGATTTGGATCAAAGCGGAGCAGATTTTTAA
- the recO gene encoding DNA repair protein RecO, whose product MIVKTEGFVLKSRKYGESDSMLVIFSRKLGKINAIAKGAQKPKSALIAGVQPFCYSDFLLYRGKNLYTVTQCEPKEIFYKLREDVKRLSYASYLVELIEAVTIEGQTNNRMFNLLGKTLYLMTKSDIEINTIVRSFEMNFLNYCGFKPEFHCCVSCNKTTSASWKFSSQEGGLLCENCFSVDPYAMKISEITLRLAKYLQTKEITEIHKLKISDFLNEALKKLLKQYILVHINKYDFKSLELAEKL is encoded by the coding sequence ATGATTGTAAAAACAGAAGGTTTTGTTTTAAAAAGTAGAAAATATGGGGAATCTGATAGTATGTTAGTCATCTTTTCCAGGAAGCTAGGAAAAATCAATGCTATAGCAAAGGGAGCACAAAAACCTAAAAGTGCTTTAATAGCAGGGGTACAGCCTTTTTGCTATAGCGATTTTCTACTATATAGAGGAAAAAATTTATACACGGTTACCCAGTGTGAGCCTAAGGAGATTTTTTATAAATTAAGGGAAGATGTAAAAAGACTTTCCTATGCCTCTTATTTGGTAGAGTTGATAGAAGCTGTTACGATTGAAGGACAAACCAACAATAGAATGTTTAATCTATTAGGAAAAACACTGTATCTTATGACAAAATCAGATATAGAAATCAATACCATTGTTAGAAGCTTTGAAATGAATTTTCTCAATTATTGTGGTTTTAAACCAGAGTTTCACTGCTGTGTTTCTTGTAATAAAACAACCTCAGCTTCTTGGAAATTTAGTTCTCAGGAGGGAGGCCTTTTGTGTGAGAATTGTTTTTCTGTGGACCCTTATGCTATGAAAATTTCTGAAATAACCCTAAGGCTAGCGAAATACTTACAAACCAAAGAGATTACGGAAATACACAAGTTGAAAATAAGTGACTTCTTAAATGAGGCATTAAAAAAATTGTTAAAACAGTATATATTAGTACATATTAATAAATATGATTTTAAAAGCCTTGAGCTTGCTGAAAAACTATAG
- a CDS encoding YqzL family protein, translating into MLNKKMWNIFKKTGNIEAYLYCKAYKDYIQSKEEDTVIPEVQLLESIQTNSLC; encoded by the coding sequence ATGTTAAATAAAAAAATGTGGAACATATTTAAAAAAACCGGTAACATTGAAGCATACTTATATTGTAAAGCGTATAAGGATTATATACAATCGAAGGAAGAGGATACTGTTATACCAGAAGTGCAGTTACTAGAATCCATACAAACAAACTCTTTGTGTTAA
- the era gene encoding GTPase Era, with amino-acid sequence MKFKSGFVTIVGRPNVGKSTLMNQIIGEKIAIMSDKPQTTRNKIQSVYTENDFQIVFIDTPGIHKPKHKLGEYMVRAAKDTLGEVDAILFVVDESPSIGPGDEFIMEVLKDVRTPIILVMNKIDKIDQEKFNALYSLYKDKELFSDIVGISALEGANLQVLIDKIIDFLPVGPQYFPGDMITDQPERLIVAEIIREKILHYIHEEVPHGVAVETAMMKKREGKNIVDIHATIYCEKKSHKGIIIGKQGRKLKGIGKSAREDMEKLLGSKVYLELWVKVKEDWRNSQNTLRTLGYE; translated from the coding sequence ATGAAGTTTAAATCAGGTTTTGTAACTATTGTTGGTAGACCTAATGTAGGCAAGTCTACCTTAATGAATCAAATCATCGGTGAAAAAATTGCTATCATGTCAGATAAGCCTCAGACGACTAGAAACAAAATACAGAGTGTATATACGGAAAATGACTTTCAAATTGTGTTTATCGATACACCTGGTATACATAAACCGAAACATAAGCTAGGAGAGTATATGGTAAGGGCAGCGAAGGATACCTTAGGGGAGGTAGATGCTATTTTATTTGTAGTAGATGAGAGCCCTAGCATAGGTCCTGGCGATGAGTTTATTATGGAGGTTTTAAAGGATGTTCGCACGCCTATTATTCTCGTAATGAATAAAATTGATAAAATAGATCAAGAAAAGTTTAATGCTCTTTATAGCCTCTACAAAGATAAAGAATTGTTTTCTGATATTGTAGGAATTTCTGCATTGGAAGGAGCAAACCTACAGGTGTTAATTGATAAAATTATAGATTTTCTTCCTGTTGGGCCACAGTATTTTCCGGGAGATATGATTACAGATCAACCAGAGCGATTGATTGTGGCAGAGATTATCAGAGAAAAAATACTGCACTATATCCATGAAGAGGTTCCTCATGGCGTAGCTGTGGAGACAGCCATGATGAAAAAACGAGAAGGAAAAAACATTGTAGATATTCACGCCACTATCTATTGTGAGAAAAAGTCTCATAAGGGGATTATCATAGGAAAACAAGGTAGAAAATTAAAGGGTATTGGTAAAAGTGCTCGGGAGGATATGGAAAAGCTTTTAGGTTCGAAGGTATACTTAGAACTATGGGTAAAGGTAAAGGAAGACTGGAGAAATAGTCAAAATACTTTGAGAACACTAGGATACGAATAA
- a CDS encoding cytidine deaminase produces MEYKILVKEALEAQKYAYAPYSHFPVGAAVLTKSGRIYRGCNIECASYGGTNCAERTAIFKAVSEGERDIEAIAVVGAADEYTFPCGICRQVIVEYGKDIKLIIGKTEEDYKVFTIEELLPNSFSPEDLER; encoded by the coding sequence GTGGAATACAAGATATTAGTCAAGGAGGCCCTGGAGGCGCAAAAATATGCTTATGCCCCCTACTCACACTTTCCAGTAGGAGCAGCAGTGCTAACAAAATCAGGAAGAATTTATAGAGGATGCAATATTGAATGTGCTTCCTATGGAGGAACCAACTGTGCTGAAAGAACTGCCATATTTAAAGCTGTATCTGAAGGTGAGCGTGATATAGAAGCCATTGCTGTAGTAGGTGCCGCCGATGAATATACTTTTCCTTGTGGTATATGCAGACAAGTTATTGTAGAATACGGTAAAGATATTAAACTAATTATAGGAAAAACAGAAGAGGATTATAAAGTATTTACCATAGAAGAGTTATTACCGAATTCCTTTTCTCCAGAAGACCTAGAAAGATAA